Proteins encoded together in one Halalkaliarchaeum sp. AArc-CO window:
- a CDS encoding PIN domain-containing protein: MILDTSFLIDLFDGREEAFEKGVELSETKTVQRVPSPVVMELSYGAEFGDENERRNVRNALRMYPVVEQTETIAHRAGQLLAQADQQAEGESGIDKVDPMVAAVSDIYDEPVLTANIEHFGRLGVQVESY; the protein is encoded by the coding sequence GTGATCCTCGATACGTCGTTTCTGATCGACCTCTTCGACGGTCGCGAGGAGGCCTTCGAGAAAGGCGTCGAACTCTCCGAGACGAAGACCGTTCAGCGGGTTCCATCACCGGTCGTCATGGAGCTTTCGTACGGTGCCGAGTTCGGCGATGAAAACGAACGCAGGAACGTCAGGAACGCGCTGCGGATGTATCCGGTGGTCGAACAGACCGAGACGATCGCTCATCGCGCCGGACAGTTGCTCGCGCAGGCCGACCAGCAGGCGGAGGGTGAAAGCGGCATCGACAAAGTCGATCCGATGGTTGCAGCAGTCTCGGACATCTACGACGAACCCGTCCTCACAGCGAATATCGAGCACTTCGGCAGGCTCGGTGTCCAAGTGGAGTCGTACTGA
- a CDS encoding bacterio-opsin activator domain-containing protein: MASRQLWTLIAAGGTGFDELPGLVVSFLALATVHYLSQYVEEETRIKEELKAANDRLRSFREAVEHAGHAIFLTDPDGTIEYANPAVEDVTGYKPSEAVGENPRLWKSGEHSDEFYETMWKTITSGETWKSEIVNERKDGTLCWVDMTIAPIASGTGDIEQFVAVDTDVTERKKRELRINKQNRRLELLNTTNEVIRDVNRELVQADTPQEIETVACEQFAGAAPYESAWFATRNMVTDTVRARTGVGLDNSDLETIVAAINDADHETVVDRALSTNTTQISRATDDTPTVSDGDDTADGCVCYTCIDAAVTIAIPLTYRDAQYGALVVHASESEAADDLEITVLNEVGETIAYSLNAAESKQSLVSDRVTMLAFELGPDDEPLVSLATTLDSDLELERVSTRADGSLVEYIRLDGVPAATAAESAAETFDEIEIVQEMDDGCLIEVTAPETSIVATITEYGGIVRTMTADDQGGNLVVELSSGADVRAVVEAVFERHPGVALVGQHEQDREPDTRGQFRATIEESLTERQFEAVQMAYFGGYFEWPRNSSGEDLAERMGVTQSTYLQHLRAGQQKFYSAFFQTDDGVGRHRMRA, from the coding sequence ATGGCATCCCGACAACTGTGGACACTGATCGCCGCAGGTGGTACCGGTTTCGACGAATTACCCGGACTCGTAGTGAGTTTTCTGGCACTGGCAACAGTCCACTACCTCTCCCAGTACGTGGAGGAAGAAACCCGTATCAAGGAAGAGCTGAAAGCGGCCAACGACCGCCTCCGGAGTTTTCGCGAGGCAGTAGAGCACGCCGGACACGCGATCTTTCTCACGGATCCCGACGGAACCATCGAGTACGCCAATCCTGCCGTTGAAGACGTGACAGGCTACAAACCGTCGGAGGCCGTCGGGGAGAACCCGCGGCTGTGGAAATCGGGAGAGCACAGCGACGAATTTTACGAGACCATGTGGAAGACGATTACCTCGGGAGAGACCTGGAAAAGCGAGATCGTAAACGAGCGGAAGGACGGCACTCTCTGCTGGGTAGACATGACGATCGCCCCGATCGCGAGCGGGACCGGCGACATCGAACAGTTCGTCGCGGTCGATACCGACGTGACCGAGCGCAAGAAGCGGGAACTGCGGATCAACAAACAGAATAGACGTCTCGAGTTGTTGAACACGACGAACGAAGTTATCAGAGACGTCAACCGAGAACTCGTCCAGGCCGACACTCCACAAGAGATAGAGACGGTGGCCTGCGAACAGTTCGCCGGTGCGGCCCCGTACGAGTCGGCGTGGTTTGCGACACGAAACATGGTGACGGATACCGTTCGAGCGCGAACAGGCGTCGGCCTCGACAATTCTGATCTCGAGACGATCGTCGCCGCGATCAACGACGCAGACCACGAAACTGTAGTCGATCGGGCACTCTCGACGAACACGACCCAGATTTCCCGGGCCACCGACGACACCCCGACCGTAAGTGACGGCGACGACACCGCGGATGGCTGTGTGTGTTACACGTGCATCGACGCGGCGGTCACGATCGCGATTCCGCTCACGTATCGCGACGCACAGTATGGGGCGCTCGTGGTCCATGCCAGTGAGTCCGAGGCCGCAGACGACCTCGAAATTACCGTGTTGAACGAAGTCGGCGAGACGATCGCGTACTCGCTCAACGCTGCCGAGAGCAAGCAATCGCTCGTGAGCGACCGGGTGACCATGCTCGCGTTCGAACTCGGCCCGGACGACGAACCGCTGGTTTCGCTGGCCACCACACTAGACAGTGATCTCGAACTCGAACGGGTTTCGACGCGTGCCGATGGATCTCTCGTCGAATACATCCGACTCGATGGCGTTCCAGCAGCGACCGCTGCGGAGTCTGCAGCCGAGACGTTCGACGAAATCGAAATAGTCCAGGAAATGGATGACGGGTGTCTCATCGAAGTTACTGCTCCCGAGACGTCTATCGTGGCGACGATCACGGAGTATGGCGGAATCGTGCGGACAATGACTGCCGACGATCAGGGGGGTAACCTCGTCGTCGAACTCTCAAGCGGGGCCGACGTCCGGGCCGTCGTCGAAGCAGTGTTCGAAAGGCACCCGGGAGTCGCTCTCGTCGGGCAACACGAACAGGACAGGGAACCCGACACGCGAGGACAGTTCCGTGCGACGATCGAAGAATCACTCACGGAGAGACAGTTCGAGGCCGTGCAGATGGCGTACTTCGGCGGCTACTTCGAATGGCCCCGCAACTCCAGTGGTGAAGATCTCGCAGAACGAATGGGTGTGACCCAATCGACGTACCTTCAACATCTCCGAGCAGGACAACAGAAGTTCTATTCGGCGTTTTTCCAAACGGATGATGGCGTCGGCCGGCACCGAATGCGTGCGTGA
- a CDS encoding 4Fe-4S dicluster domain-containing protein: MSDAGDAIPSVPDSQQLDGGVQAESNSVLDDSPYETGLGLEMAEDARRVSTGELSSEEFWQRYDGAAADVFGDAYRETPNPAVDRIEQTIDDRTAESLDCEAGSMEEVAGCEVASVPDGSETGAEEVTWGMVIDLQKCVGCESCTVACKAENRTPPGVSYNVVLERERGEYPNVSRTNLPRPCMQCERPPCVQVCPVSATYRMDNGIVNLDYERCIGCRYCMIACPYEARYFDFGENYEDEFLENGEITSPEYGVDRGPRDDSSPVGNVRKCNFCHHRLQRGEEPACVETCVGDARYMGNLDNTDSEVNRMAASPRAFQLKEKEGTDPNVYYLK, encoded by the coding sequence ATGAGCGACGCCGGCGACGCAATACCGTCAGTCCCGGATTCACAGCAACTCGACGGAGGGGTCCAAGCAGAGTCAAACTCTGTCCTCGATGATTCCCCCTACGAGACTGGCCTGGGGCTGGAGATGGCCGAAGACGCACGGCGAGTGAGCACCGGCGAACTGTCGAGTGAGGAGTTCTGGCAACGCTACGATGGTGCTGCAGCCGACGTGTTCGGCGACGCGTACCGGGAGACGCCGAATCCGGCAGTCGACCGGATCGAACAGACGATAGACGACCGGACTGCCGAATCCCTCGACTGTGAAGCCGGATCGATGGAAGAGGTAGCAGGATGTGAGGTGGCATCAGTTCCAGACGGTTCAGAGACGGGTGCGGAGGAAGTCACGTGGGGGATGGTCATCGACTTGCAGAAGTGCGTCGGTTGTGAGTCCTGTACAGTCGCGTGCAAGGCGGAGAATCGGACACCACCCGGCGTCTCGTACAACGTCGTCCTCGAGCGGGAGCGTGGCGAGTATCCGAACGTCTCACGAACGAATCTCCCGCGCCCGTGCATGCAGTGCGAGAGACCGCCCTGTGTCCAGGTGTGCCCAGTCAGTGCGACGTACAGGATGGACAACGGCATCGTGAACCTCGACTACGAACGATGTATCGGTTGTCGGTACTGTATGATCGCGTGCCCGTACGAAGCACGCTACTTCGACTTCGGCGAGAACTACGAGGACGAGTTCCTAGAGAACGGCGAAATAACGAGCCCGGAGTATGGGGTCGATCGTGGTCCACGGGACGATAGCTCACCTGTTGGCAACGTCAGAAAGTGTAACTTCTGTCACCATCGTCTGCAACGCGGCGAGGAACCGGCCTGTGTCGAGACTTGTGTCGGGGATGCCCGATACATGGGTAATCTCGATAACACGGACAGCGAGGTGAATCGGATGGCCGCCTCCCCGCGGGCGTTTCAGCTGAAAGAGAAGGAAGGGACCGATCCGAACGTCTACTACCTCAAATAA
- the nrfD gene encoding NrfD/PsrC family molybdoenzyme membrane anchor subunit, giving the protein MATNTHSAVGVRWNRLRVVWYALLVALLVAGAYGGYLRITEGLQSTNLSSSVPWGAWVAFYIYFVGLSAGAFLVSTLSNVFGVERLHEIEREALFVAIISMIVALLFVLVDLGQMGRLWHPFVWRQPLSVLSWEVHAYVLYITVLCGELYFSMRGDLVEKRDEGGLRGKLAGILTLGRRGRSEQALETDRRWLKRLGLIGIPLAVVFVHGGTGNLYAVAATREYWFSALFPVIFITSAVVSGMALIALIYVVRTSLTEREFDYDLLNLMGLLLVGFILIDASLKILEAFVGLYSLHSGEMATWMTIMTGEMWWSFWFVMVGMGWVVPLALLHRERWRIQPRFVGLAGASAVLGIIGTRFNIVVPAQVQPSLDGLFGGFYLPSTPELLLSIGLIALGAVIYTIGIELLPLVPEDGETHD; this is encoded by the coding sequence ATGGCAACGAATACACACTCGGCAGTCGGCGTCCGGTGGAACCGTCTCAGGGTAGTTTGGTATGCGCTGCTCGTCGCCTTGCTCGTGGCCGGTGCGTACGGTGGGTACCTCCGAATTACCGAGGGCCTCCAGTCGACGAACCTCTCGAGCTCGGTCCCGTGGGGTGCGTGGGTCGCGTTTTACATCTACTTCGTCGGCCTCTCGGCGGGGGCGTTTCTGGTAAGCACGCTCTCGAACGTGTTCGGTGTCGAGCGACTGCACGAGATCGAACGGGAGGCGCTTTTCGTTGCGATTATTTCGATGATCGTCGCACTCCTGTTCGTTCTCGTCGATCTCGGACAGATGGGTCGTCTCTGGCACCCCTTCGTCTGGCGGCAGCCGCTCTCTGTTCTCTCCTGGGAAGTACACGCCTACGTGCTGTATATTACAGTTCTCTGTGGGGAACTGTACTTCTCTATGCGCGGTGATCTCGTCGAGAAACGTGACGAGGGCGGCCTGCGAGGAAAACTCGCCGGGATTCTCACGCTCGGTCGCCGGGGCCGAAGCGAGCAGGCACTGGAGACAGATCGCCGCTGGCTCAAGCGACTCGGACTGATCGGAATCCCACTTGCGGTCGTCTTCGTACACGGCGGAACCGGGAACCTCTATGCCGTCGCGGCAACCCGGGAATACTGGTTCAGCGCGCTGTTTCCCGTGATATTCATCACGTCGGCGGTGGTGAGCGGTATGGCACTGATCGCGCTGATCTACGTTGTACGCACATCCCTGACCGAACGGGAGTTCGATTACGACCTGTTGAACCTGATGGGACTACTCCTCGTCGGCTTTATTCTGATTGACGCCTCGCTGAAGATACTCGAAGCGTTCGTCGGACTCTACAGCCTCCACTCCGGTGAAATGGCGACCTGGATGACGATCATGACCGGTGAGATGTGGTGGTCCTTCTGGTTCGTGATGGTCGGAATGGGATGGGTCGTTCCGCTCGCGTTGTTGCACCGGGAACGCTGGCGGATACAGCCGCGATTCGTCGGTCTCGCAGGCGCGAGTGCGGTCCTCGGAATCATCGGGACGAGATTCAACATCGTCGTTCCCGCACAGGTACAGCCTTCCCTCGATGGGCTCTTCGGTGGGTTCTATCTCCCGTCGACCCCCGAGTTGCTTCTCTCGATTGGCCTCATTGCGCTTGGCGCAGTCATCTACACGATCGGCATAGAACTACTTCCGCTTGTTCCAGAGGACGGTGAAACCCATGACTGA
- a CDS encoding molybdopterin-dependent oxidoreductase yields MTDPNTTDDGIERRDFMKAVGGIGAVSAASGLASIGLDLEELLSGDGNGIGTEYDEYEASDVLHTTCGQCNTFCPIQVRLADDSGAGGYSSLVRKLAGNPYSFLNTQPYAQVPYESDLDDVATGDLQGTGDVDVSGWSLSGGRICLKGQAGIQTAFDSYRVRKPIKRVGPRGNDEWKTISWEQAIEEIVEGDDELGHDGLRDMWAFAPEQEVMDDWEAVRNDEMSKAAFDEKYEDVLIDTDHPDLGPRANQIVDVGGFRRGFIRSRLWHQGLGSVNSLHHAGTCGFSGVIGYQRSHQGVKKRQYPDIENCEYLLVWGTNPMVANKGPTWLAPKLTNAIEDGMKMDVVDPRLSKTAEKADEWVPIRPGADAALALGMARWILENERYDETYLRNPDEDAAAVDDEPTWSDATHLVVVDKADGPKARAEDLGFDSDDFLVVDAETDDVVPASDAEEGALDVDRIVDGQHVKSAWTLYRERVFEYTLDEYAEMTGIDAERMVELADEFTSHGKRAAIMAYRGPAKHTNGFYNTRAISTLQHLIGNFDWKGGQITPYAGYATMSGRYELGDVPDGYSPWGIPMTRASVNYEETSLFERDGGYPAKRPWFPVIPPHAVQELYASAQNEYPYAVEALFIRPYSNNHIMASAGGDKIPENLKDEDNIGLIVASDTVLGEMSRYADYVLPEPTYLERWENFGTYPNKRLADEKISQPTVSVIPDARPFEDVLIDIWKELDLPGVGENAIRAADGERWPLHASEDFHIKLAANIAYDREPVQDASDREFELFERAHEKGLGDEFDLERWQSTVTDEEWAKVVTVLNRGGRFEDPIDGYEEAFAEHGHDYDYAGRHPNTNAYDGQHMRYKLANRVNFYDEVAPNGKHAYDGERFDPLPRVEDVKHYNGTVQVPVTSLVENGMEPDRPLQLTNWKPRTQGMTRTMGSPWLRETKSGNSLWMNPDDAAERGIENGDTVCIDAGRRTVTATVRVTGGIMPGVVGAAWGYGRDGGDTTETTIDDERRSGATDGYGHTGYRPDTPDTTGEGHADGRDCGFAVNHIAPLDEELGDAGLSDPVGGSNAQYATSVEVEPQEDG; encoded by the coding sequence ATGACTGATCCGAACACAACAGACGACGGTATCGAACGGCGTGACTTCATGAAGGCAGTTGGCGGTATCGGCGCGGTGTCCGCTGCCAGCGGCCTCGCGAGCATCGGGCTCGACCTCGAGGAACTGCTGAGCGGCGACGGTAACGGAATCGGCACCGAGTACGACGAGTACGAAGCCTCGGACGTCCTGCATACGACCTGCGGGCAGTGTAACACGTTCTGTCCGATACAGGTCAGACTCGCAGACGACAGTGGAGCCGGCGGATACAGTTCGCTCGTGCGCAAGCTCGCGGGCAACCCGTACTCGTTTTTGAACACGCAGCCGTACGCCCAGGTCCCCTACGAGAGCGATCTCGACGACGTGGCGACGGGCGATCTGCAGGGAACCGGCGACGTCGACGTGAGTGGATGGTCGCTGTCGGGCGGACGGATCTGTCTGAAAGGCCAGGCCGGGATCCAGACTGCCTTCGACAGCTACCGGGTCCGAAAACCGATAAAACGCGTCGGACCACGTGGCAACGACGAGTGGAAGACGATCTCCTGGGAGCAAGCGATCGAGGAGATCGTCGAAGGCGACGACGAACTCGGGCACGACGGGCTCCGCGACATGTGGGCGTTCGCACCCGAACAGGAAGTGATGGACGACTGGGAGGCCGTCCGGAACGACGAGATGAGCAAGGCGGCGTTCGACGAGAAATACGAGGACGTTCTCATCGATACCGATCACCCGGACCTCGGACCCAGGGCCAACCAGATCGTGGACGTCGGTGGCTTCCGGCGGGGCTTCATCCGGTCGCGTCTCTGGCACCAGGGACTCGGCTCGGTGAACAGTCTTCACCACGCCGGAACCTGTGGATTTTCCGGAGTCATCGGCTATCAGCGCTCACATCAGGGCGTAAAAAAGCGCCAGTATCCCGACATCGAGAACTGCGAGTATCTGTTGGTCTGGGGGACGAATCCGATGGTTGCGAACAAGGGACCCACCTGGCTCGCACCGAAGCTGACGAACGCGATCGAAGACGGGATGAAGATGGACGTCGTCGACCCTCGACTCTCGAAAACCGCAGAGAAAGCGGACGAGTGGGTTCCGATCCGCCCCGGTGCCGACGCCGCGCTCGCTCTCGGAATGGCACGGTGGATTCTCGAAAACGAACGCTACGACGAGACGTATCTCCGGAATCCGGACGAAGATGCAGCGGCGGTCGACGACGAACCGACCTGGAGCGACGCGACCCATCTCGTAGTTGTCGATAAAGCGGACGGACCGAAGGCACGCGCCGAGGATCTCGGGTTCGACAGTGACGACTTCCTCGTCGTCGATGCGGAGACTGACGACGTCGTGCCGGCAAGCGACGCCGAGGAAGGGGCCCTCGACGTCGATCGCATCGTCGATGGACAGCACGTAAAGAGCGCCTGGACGCTCTACCGGGAGCGAGTCTTCGAGTACACGCTCGACGAGTACGCCGAGATGACGGGGATCGACGCCGAACGGATGGTCGAACTCGCCGACGAATTCACCAGCCACGGCAAGCGTGCAGCGATCATGGCCTACCGCGGCCCCGCCAAGCACACGAACGGCTTTTACAACACCCGCGCTATCTCGACGCTCCAGCATCTCATCGGGAACTTCGACTGGAAAGGCGGCCAGATTACCCCCTACGCTGGCTACGCGACCATGAGTGGCCGGTACGAACTCGGGGACGTCCCCGACGGCTATTCCCCGTGGGGAATCCCGATGACGCGCGCCTCCGTAAATTACGAGGAGACGTCGCTGTTCGAGCGCGACGGTGGATATCCCGCCAAGCGCCCCTGGTTTCCGGTCATTCCGCCACACGCGGTCCAGGAACTGTACGCCAGTGCCCAAAACGAGTACCCCTATGCCGTCGAGGCACTGTTCATTCGCCCGTACTCGAACAACCACATCATGGCCTCTGCCGGCGGCGACAAGATCCCGGAGAACCTCAAAGACGAAGACAACATCGGACTGATAGTCGCGTCGGACACTGTCCTCGGAGAGATGAGTCGATATGCGGACTACGTATTGCCGGAGCCGACCTATCTCGAGCGGTGGGAGAACTTCGGAACCTACCCCAACAAGCGGTTGGCCGACGAGAAAATCAGCCAGCCGACGGTGTCGGTCATTCCCGACGCCCGTCCGTTCGAGGATGTTCTCATCGACATCTGGAAAGAACTCGATCTACCGGGCGTCGGAGAGAACGCGATCCGTGCTGCGGACGGCGAGCGATGGCCGTTGCACGCCTCGGAGGACTTCCACATCAAACTCGCGGCGAACATTGCGTACGACCGCGAGCCCGTACAGGACGCGAGTGACAGGGAATTCGAACTGTTCGAACGGGCACACGAGAAGGGACTCGGCGACGAGTTCGATCTCGAACGGTGGCAATCCACAGTGACAGACGAGGAGTGGGCCAAAGTCGTGACCGTCCTCAACCGTGGCGGACGGTTCGAAGATCCAATAGACGGCTACGAGGAGGCTTTTGCCGAGCACGGACACGACTACGATTACGCCGGCAGGCATCCGAATACGAACGCCTACGACGGCCAGCACATGCGATACAAGCTCGCGAACCGCGTGAATTTCTACGACGAGGTTGCACCGAACGGAAAACACGCGTACGACGGCGAACGGTTCGATCCGTTGCCCCGCGTCGAGGACGTCAAACACTACAACGGGACCGTACAGGTTCCGGTAACGAGTCTCGTCGAAAACGGGATGGAACCCGACCGGCCACTTCAACTCACGAACTGGAAGCCCCGAACCCAGGGGATGACCCGTACGATGGGTTCTCCCTGGCTCCGGGAGACAAAATCAGGGAATTCGCTGTGGATGAACCCCGATGATGCGGCGGAGCGTGGCATCGAGAACGGCGACACTGTGTGCATCGACGCTGGTCGGCGGACGGTTACTGCGACTGTCCGCGTCACGGGTGGGATCATGCCCGGCGTCGTCGGCGCTGCGTGGGGCTATGGGCGGGATGGTGGGGATACGACCGAGACGACGATAGACGACGAACGGCGGTCTGGCGCGACCGACGGATATGGCCACACGGGTTACAGGCCTGACACGCCGGACACGACCGGTGAGGGTCACGCGGATGGTCGCGATTGTGGCTTTGCAGTCAACCACATTGCGCCGCTCGATGAAGAACTCGGGGACGCCGGTCTGAGTGATCCGGTCGGCGGAAGCAACGCTCAGTACGCCACGTCCGTCGAAGTCGAGCCACAGGAGGACGGATGA
- a CDS encoding molecular chaperone TorD family protein, translating to MTTTEPRVRTVAEARADLYELLAATFDGEMDVLVAAIETGIFVDVAATLPVDIDASSLEDGTVDREKLAITYDNLFVVPGPRYVPPFASAHTTAPSESFESDSPFHDEGEAGELLGDPAATMSRLYARAGVSPDPGDFPDHVATQVAFLAALERANARPGEERGEALQELWQGTVSNLSWLDSFHRSIERVDDTGVFTALAGILRTVIADTCNN from the coding sequence ATGACGACCACCGAGCCGAGAGTCAGAACCGTCGCGGAGGCTCGCGCCGATCTCTACGAACTGCTCGCGGCGACGTTCGACGGAGAGATGGACGTCCTCGTGGCGGCGATTGAAACAGGCATCTTCGTCGATGTCGCCGCCACGCTGCCCGTCGATATCGACGCCTCGTCCCTCGAAGACGGGACGGTCGATCGTGAGAAGCTGGCAATCACCTACGACAACCTCTTCGTCGTGCCTGGGCCGCGATACGTCCCACCCTTTGCCTCCGCTCACACGACGGCACCGAGCGAATCTTTCGAGTCGGACTCCCCGTTTCACGATGAAGGGGAGGCCGGTGAGTTACTCGGAGATCCTGCAGCCACAATGTCCCGCCTCTATGCGCGCGCAGGCGTGTCGCCCGATCCGGGTGACTTTCCAGATCACGTCGCTACCCAGGTCGCGTTTCTCGCTGCACTCGAGCGTGCGAACGCCCGTCCTGGCGAGGAACGAGGTGAGGCACTCCAGGAGCTTTGGCAGGGGACAGTATCCAACCTCAGTTGGCTCGATTCGTTCCACAGATCCATCGAACGGGTCGACGACACTGGCGTGTTTACAGCACTGGCCGGTATACTGCGCACTGTCATAGCAGATACCTGTAACAACTGA
- a CDS encoding ASCH domain-containing protein, whose translation MSEIDPNTLLPSDRMVQQALEGEVTQIHRGQQYAEEGDTFGIENTTFEVVAVEKRTLGDLTDADARAEGHRDLEQYRQTLERAHEGFEWDDGSEVVRHRFERLE comes from the coding sequence ATGAGCGAAATCGATCCCAACACCTTGTTGCCGAGCGATCGAATGGTCCAGCAGGCCCTCGAAGGTGAGGTCACACAGATCCACCGCGGCCAGCAGTACGCCGAGGAGGGCGACACCTTCGGAATCGAGAACACTACCTTCGAGGTGGTCGCCGTCGAAAAGCGGACGCTCGGCGACCTCACTGACGCCGACGCCCGGGCCGAGGGGCACCGCGATCTAGAGCAGTATCGACAGACGCTCGAGCGTGCCCACGAGGGATTCGAGTGGGACGACGGCTCCGAGGTCGTCCGCCATCGGTTCGAACGTCTGGAGTAG
- a CDS encoding DUF5995 family protein, whose protein sequence is MNDASVSPWWLDSDVRRQLWRGIRLDTADFAVGGSSDPAVLDLVTEPFASVDDVADRLGELERLLVQRGDRRSIFLTVYTEMTTHTAREIGDGRFDDAEWMRRYLVCFAEYYRRAFRDFETGKYAMVPDPWIVSFGTAVRGDALVVQDAFLGINAHIVYDLALTLTDVGLDPDRESKYEDHRRVDDTLARLVSVQRELLAERYAPGLSQVGERMAGLDERWSASTLRRARETAWRAAVVRTDTRWGPIATATDWLLSRTATGGASLLLSPTVSPSTMRALHEVEADQFDLASYVRAFHDRSTAELS, encoded by the coding sequence ATGAACGACGCGAGCGTTTCCCCATGGTGGCTCGACTCCGACGTCCGTCGCCAGTTATGGCGCGGTATCAGACTGGACACGGCTGACTTCGCCGTCGGTGGATCGTCGGATCCGGCCGTGCTTGATCTCGTCACAGAACCGTTTGCGTCCGTCGATGACGTCGCCGACAGACTTGGGGAGCTCGAACGACTGCTCGTCCAGCGGGGGGATCGTCGATCGATCTTTCTCACGGTCTACACGGAGATGACGACACACACGGCCCGAGAGATCGGCGACGGCCGATTCGACGACGCCGAGTGGATGCGGCGCTACCTCGTTTGCTTTGCGGAGTACTACCGCCGGGCGTTCCGCGACTTCGAGACAGGCAAGTACGCTATGGTCCCCGATCCCTGGATCGTCTCGTTCGGGACCGCGGTTCGGGGGGACGCGCTGGTGGTACAGGACGCGTTTCTCGGTATCAATGCACACATCGTGTACGACCTGGCGTTGACACTTACGGACGTGGGTCTGGATCCCGACCGGGAGTCGAAGTACGAGGATCACCGTCGAGTGGACGACACCCTCGCCCGACTCGTTTCGGTCCAGCGGGAACTTCTCGCCGAACGGTACGCACCCGGTCTCTCGCAGGTTGGAGAACGGATGGCCGGACTCGACGAACGGTGGTCTGCGTCGACGCTGCGGAGGGCCCGGGAGACCGCCTGGCGGGCGGCTGTCGTCCGCACCGACACGCGGTGGGGGCCGATCGCGACGGCCACCGACTGGCTGTTGTCCCGGACCGCGACCGGCGGCGCGTCACTCCTGTTGTCTCCGACCGTCAGCCCCTCGACGATGCGGGCCCTCCACGAAGTCGAAGCAGATCAGTTCGACCTCGCGTCGTACGTCCGTGCATTCCACGATCGCTCGACGGCCGAGCTTTCGTAA
- a CDS encoding OsmC family protein, translating into MASTEPTESKNGVDVQQLTETIEAVSENPGAGQFRFYAETEWTDALKCVTSIDEFDQAGERIRTREFHIEGDEPEQILGERTAPNAVELLLAALGSCLSVGYAANAAAMGIELDDLRFEMEGDVDLRGFLGISDDVRAGYDGVTCTTYIRADASEEELADLRDRVEATSPLVDNLSNEVPLSTELVVE; encoded by the coding sequence ATGGCATCAACGGAACCGACGGAATCGAAGAACGGAGTGGACGTACAGCAACTCACCGAAACAATCGAGGCGGTCTCGGAAAATCCAGGGGCCGGACAGTTCCGGTTTTACGCGGAGACCGAATGGACGGACGCGTTGAAATGTGTGACCTCGATCGACGAGTTCGATCAGGCCGGCGAGCGAATCAGAACCCGGGAGTTCCACATCGAGGGTGACGAACCGGAACAGATCCTCGGCGAGAGAACCGCCCCGAACGCCGTCGAACTCCTGCTTGCCGCGCTCGGCTCGTGTCTCAGCGTCGGGTACGCGGCAAACGCGGCGGCGATGGGAATCGAACTCGACGACCTCCGGTTCGAGATGGAGGGGGACGTCGACCTCCGCGGCTTCCTGGGGATCAGCGACGACGTTCGCGCCGGCTACGACGGCGTTACCTGCACCACGTATATACGGGCGGACGCGTCCGAGGAGGAACTCGCCGACCTGCGCGATCGCGTGGAGGCCACCTCGCCGCTCGTCGACAATCTCTCGAACGAGGTGCCTCTCTCGACCGAACTGGTGGTCGAGTGA